In a single window of the Nitrospira sp. MA-1 genome:
- a CDS encoding phosphoglycerate kinase → MKHLKKQTIDQVDLRNKRVLIRVDFNVPLDEACQITDDSRIRAALPTINRAVDENAVVILCSHLGRPKGTIDQSLSLAPVAKRLQRLLNKPVEFVGDCIGPAVEAVVNKAKPGDVVVLENLRFHPEEEKNDDQFSAQLASLADVYINDAFGTAHRSHASTVGITKYVKVSAAGFLMKREVEALEGTVENPVRPFVAILGGAKVSGKIGVIENLGKVVDKVIIGGGMAFTFIKAMGLEIGQSLVEKDMLDFAKRIHEQAMAQKIKFYLPVDCVVAASLDPEAETKIVPVQEIPAGWYGMDIGPASVRLFSEAVENAKTILWNGPMGVFERDAFSRGTYAMAHSVANAYAKTIVGGGDTALAVYRAGESESMSFISTGGGAALQLLEGKHMPGLAALPDRF, encoded by the coding sequence ATGAAGCACCTTAAAAAACAAACGATTGATCAGGTTGACCTTCGGAACAAACGCGTACTCATACGCGTGGATTTTAATGTTCCACTTGATGAAGCCTGCCAAATCACTGACGATTCCAGGATTAGGGCGGCCCTTCCAACCATCAACCGTGCAGTGGATGAAAACGCTGTCGTCATTCTTTGCTCTCATTTAGGACGCCCAAAGGGAACCATCGACCAGTCGCTCAGCCTGGCTCCCGTCGCCAAGCGGCTCCAGCGACTGTTGAATAAACCGGTCGAATTTGTTGGCGATTGCATCGGGCCGGCAGTTGAGGCGGTCGTCAATAAAGCCAAACCCGGCGATGTGGTCGTATTAGAAAACCTGCGCTTTCATCCGGAAGAAGAAAAAAACGACGACCAATTCTCAGCACAATTGGCCTCGTTGGCAGATGTGTACATCAATGACGCATTTGGAACCGCCCACCGGTCTCATGCCTCAACCGTTGGCATCACCAAATATGTCAAAGTATCCGCAGCAGGATTTCTGATGAAACGGGAAGTCGAAGCCTTGGAAGGCACGGTGGAGAACCCCGTTCGTCCGTTTGTAGCCATTTTGGGAGGGGCAAAAGTTTCTGGGAAAATCGGGGTCATTGAAAATCTTGGCAAGGTGGTTGATAAAGTCATCATCGGTGGCGGCATGGCCTTTACCTTTATCAAAGCCATGGGTTTGGAGATCGGCCAATCTCTCGTCGAAAAAGATATGCTGGATTTTGCCAAACGCATTCACGAACAGGCGATGGCTCAAAAAATTAAATTTTATCTCCCCGTGGATTGTGTCGTGGCCGCAAGCCTCGATCCTGAAGCGGAAACAAAAATTGTCCCGGTACAGGAAATCCCCGCTGGCTGGTATGGCATGGACATCGGGCCGGCCTCAGTACGCCTTTTCAGCGAAGCGGTCGAAAACGCCAAAACGATTTTGTGGAATGGCCCCATGGGAGTCTTTGAGCGGGATGCATTTTCCCGCGGGACCTATGCAATGGCCCATTCTGTGGCCAATGCCTATGCCAAGACGATAGTAGGAGGTGGGGATACGGCTCTCGCCGTGTATCGAGCAGGAGAATCGGAAAGTATGTCCTTCATTTCCACCGGTGGTGGTGCCGCACTCCAACTCCTGGAAGGCAAGCATATGCCGGGACTTGCAGCCTTACCCGATCGTTTTTGA
- the secG gene encoding preprotein translocase subunit SecG, with translation MYTLTVILHIIVCFLMIAAILLQAGKGAEIGASFGGSSQTVFGSRGPGTFLSKITVGAAIVFMLTSLSLALLSKQANTSSTVIDLHPTSHHESSSPSTPAATPPTETDAVDPAAETTAPQTTP, from the coding sequence ATGTATACTTTGACTGTCATTCTTCATATCATAGTTTGTTTTCTCATGATTGCCGCCATCTTGCTCCAAGCAGGAAAAGGCGCTGAGATCGGCGCATCGTTTGGGGGATCTTCTCAAACGGTGTTTGGAAGTCGAGGCCCCGGTACGTTTTTGAGTAAAATCACCGTGGGAGCGGCTATTGTGTTTATGCTGACATCCCTAAGCCTGGCTCTACTTTCTAAACAGGCCAACACTTCGTCCACAGTGATAGATCTTCACCCAACCTCCCATCATGAATCGTCTTCTCCGTCGACTCCTGCGGCAACTCCTCCAACGGAAACCGACGCAGTTGATCCAGCAGCAGAGACGACTGCCCCCCAGACAACTCCATAA
- the tpiA gene encoding triose-phosphate isomerase, giving the protein MLRRFIVGNWKMHKTISQAKSLVKDILRMYQPQASVELAIAPPFISLPAVSSLLDSTPIKLAAQNTCANDEGAFTGEISPPMLRDVGCHYVIIGHSERRHIFGETDQDINKKVHAVLHHALLPILCVGERLEERQSNKTQAVIQHQLQNGLKGLESNDLAKITIAYEPVWAIGTGQAATVDQATEVHGEIRSFLATQWGIKPNQTRIIYGGSVTKENAKSLFQSPQINGALVGKACLDSESFVKIAALATDN; this is encoded by the coding sequence ATGTTGCGTCGATTCATTGTCGGCAATTGGAAAATGCACAAGACCATTTCCCAGGCCAAGTCGCTGGTGAAGGATATTCTCCGGATGTATCAACCACAGGCCTCGGTAGAATTGGCCATCGCTCCCCCATTCATTTCGTTGCCCGCAGTTTCAAGCCTGCTGGATTCCACACCAATCAAATTGGCCGCACAAAATACCTGTGCAAATGACGAAGGCGCCTTTACCGGAGAAATTTCGCCCCCCATGTTACGGGACGTGGGTTGTCACTATGTCATTATTGGGCATTCCGAACGACGCCATATTTTCGGAGAAACCGACCAGGATATTAACAAAAAAGTCCACGCCGTCCTCCACCATGCCCTGTTACCAATATTATGTGTCGGGGAACGTCTGGAAGAACGCCAATCCAATAAAACGCAGGCAGTCATTCAACATCAATTACAAAACGGCCTCAAGGGTCTCGAATCAAACGATCTAGCAAAAATCACCATCGCCTACGAACCGGTCTGGGCCATTGGAACCGGCCAGGCGGCTACTGTCGACCAGGCGACCGAAGTCCATGGAGAAATCAGGTCCTTTCTTGCCACGCAATGGGGCATCAAACCCAATCAAACCAGAATCATTTACGGGGGGAGCGTGACCAAGGAAAATGCCAAAAGCCTCTTTCAATCTCCACAAATAAATGGGGCTCTCGTGGGAAAAGCTTGTTTGGATTCAGAATCCTTTGTTAAGATAGCCGCATTAGCTACTGACAATTAA